From Pseudoalteromonas sp. Scap06:
TTAATAAGCTTTATTGCTCATCGCGTGATTGAATTTAAAATTGAGCATATGGTGCCAAGCTGGTTTGTACCGCCGGTTGGGATCATTGTTGCCGATGTCGCGTTTTCAGGGAATCCGGCTCTGCTATTTTTAGCACAAGGGGCGCTTTATTTTGGCATGCTGATGTATGCAGTTATGTTGCCTATGATGATTTACCGGATCATTTTTGCTGCGCACATTCCTGATGCTGCACAACCTACATTGGCTATTTTAGCGGCGCCAGCAAGTTTATCGTTAGCTGGTTACTTTACAGTTATCAGCGAGCCGTCACCGGTTATTATTGGCTTGTTATTTGGAATTGCGGTACTGATGACCTTTATAATTTACGTCGCATTTTTTAAATTACTGCGCCGTCCATTTTGCCCAGGTTACGCTGCCTTTACTTTCCCTATGGTTATTGGTGCTACCGCGTTATTTAAACTCGCCGCATGGATGCATACAGTGGGAATTGATTTGCAGTTTGTTAAGCAAATACAGTATTTAGCAACGTTTGAATTGATTGTGGCAAGTGGGGTAGTTTGCTATGTGGCGGTTCGTTATTTGGCTCACTTTAAGCTTTTTAACACTCAATTTAAGCCTCTCACCCTATCGCAATAACGATTAAGCGCTTGTTTGCACTACCTCGGTAGCACCGTGCTCAATTGCTTGTTCGGCATCTTGCTCAGCAAGCTTTGCGCGCTCTGCTTTTGAAACATAAGTCGGTTTGTTGCTTTTATGCAGCTTGGCATTAGCGCGCTTATCTTTCTTTTGAAACTTAGTAACGATTTTTTTTCTGCGATTCATGATTAACCCCATAATTTTGAGCTGCGCATTATACAGGCATCTTGTTCAAAGCTGTTAGATAAATTATAAGCTTTGCTTGTGGGTCTGCCGCAAAGCGCTGTTTGTCACTTTACAAGGAGGTTATAATTAATGCTCTTTGTTGTTAATTAAATGGAATCTGTTTTGAACAAGCTAGCTTTAGCAAGTATTGCCTTATGTGCATTTAGCGCTCATGCACAATTAAATAAACACAGTGAAAGCGTGGCCGATTACGCAGTTAATAACTATCAAAATGCACAGGTGCATACGCTTACTAATTTAGTATCGTTTCCTACGGTTAATAAAAGTGAGATCAGCGCACCACAAAACCCCGACTTTATAGGCTTTAAAGCATTATTAAAAATGAAAGCCGCTGAACTGGGCTTTGACTACCAAGATTTAGGCTATACCGTACTCATAGGCATGGGTGAGCAAAAAGAAAAAGTAACCATAGTGACTCACGGCGATGTACAACCTGCAAACGCCAGTAAATGGAAACAAAGCCCATTTATTATTGATACCTCAGAGGCGGGTAAATTAGTTGGCCGAGGTACCGAAGACGATAAAGGCGCTATAGCTACCGCTTTATATGCGATGAAAGCCATAAAAGATAAAGGCATAACCCTTGATAACCGCATTGAGCTGATGGTTTATTTGGCCGAGGAATCTGATTGGGGGCCTTTAACCGAATTTATGAAAACCTATGAGCAACCAAAGTATGCAGTCACAATTGACGCCTCATATCCCGTGGTGGTTGCTGAAAAAGGCTGGAGCTTAATTGCGCCAACATTTGATGCAACATCACCACAAACCGATGTGTATGTAAGCAATGTAACGGGTGGTGCCTTTGCTAGCCAAATCCCTGAAGATGCCAGCTTAACTTTGCATAATGCGAGTACTGAATTAGTAGCTCAATTAAAACAAACAGCTAAGGCACTTAAGAGAGTAGAGTTTACCTTTGATGATCAAACAGATGGAACTTTAATTAGTGTTAAAGGCATGTCGGCACATTCATCTGAGCCAGAGTCAGGTGTTAACGCCATTGCTTATTTGGCTGAACTATTTAAAGCCGTTGAGCTTGAAAACAACAGCGACGGTCAGCTCATTAAGTTTGTAAACCAGTTAATTGGCCTAGATATTCACGGTAAACAATTTGGTGATATTGCGTATAAGCATGACTTTATGGGGCCAATGACGGTAGCGCCCACAGTTATTGAACGAGACGGTAATAACCTAACGTTAGCGGTTAATGCTCGTCGTCCTATGGGTAAAGAGGCTGACTTACTAGATCAGCAAATTAATAGTGCGCTTACCCAATGGCAAGCTGATAATAAAGTAACATTAGCTAATGTTAAAACCACCATTGGCACACCTATGCTGCTTGATGACGCACCTCATGCACAAAAGTTACTTGATATTTTTAAACATTTTACTGGTGATCAAGGCGCAGATTTTGTCTCTATTGGAGGTGGTACTAACGCTAAATTATTTGATAATGCCGTATCGTTTGGCCCATCAATGCCGGGTAAACGCTATACAGGTCA
This genomic window contains:
- a CDS encoding TDT family transporter; protein product: MFKHIKTKVSGAPTPMGGLALGIASLGWAWESMANLNGVAQYTGAAIASVLLLLLTLKFLLHPQLLKADLAHPVVGSVVPTFAMATLVVSNSLGQFYSLAGDVLWVGAFLLHLVFLISFIAHRVIEFKIEHMVPSWFVPPVGIIVADVAFSGNPALLFLAQGALYFGMLMYAVMLPMMIYRIIFAAHIPDAAQPTLAILAAPASLSLAGYFTVISEPSPVIIGLLFGIAVLMTFIIYVAFFKLLRRPFCPGYAAFTFPMVIGATALFKLAAWMHTVGIDLQFVKQIQYLATFELIVASGVVCYVAVRYLAHFKLFNTQFKPLTLSQ
- a CDS encoding DUF2986 domain-containing protein; this encodes MNRRKKIVTKFQKKDKRANAKLHKSNKPTYVSKAERAKLAEQDAEQAIEHGATEVVQTSA
- a CDS encoding dipeptidase, producing MNKLALASIALCAFSAHAQLNKHSESVADYAVNNYQNAQVHTLTNLVSFPTVNKSEISAPQNPDFIGFKALLKMKAAELGFDYQDLGYTVLIGMGEQKEKVTIVTHGDVQPANASKWKQSPFIIDTSEAGKLVGRGTEDDKGAIATALYAMKAIKDKGITLDNRIELMVYLAEESDWGPLTEFMKTYEQPKYAVTIDASYPVVVAEKGWSLIAPTFDATSPQTDVYVSNVTGGAFASQIPEDASLTLHNASTELVAQLKQTAKALKRVEFTFDDQTDGTLISVKGMSAHSSEPESGVNAIAYLAELFKAVELENNSDGQLIKFVNQLIGLDIHGKQFGDIAYKHDFMGPMTVAPTVIERDGNNLTLAVNARRPMGKEADLLDQQINSALTQWQADNKVTLANVKTTIGTPMLLDDAPHAQKLLDIFKHFTGDQGADFVSIGGGTNAKLFDNAVSFGPSMPGKRYTGHSEHEFITLEQLALNLRMYTAMMIELGNM